The genomic DNA GCAGGTGAAACTACACGTGCATTTGATTTGTTCTTTGCCATGGGTAGACTCAGGTATTGACTGAACGCTGCCTCCTGAGCTCGGGCACTGGGAAAGCTTGTGAGCACAAGGTGTGATTTGCAGTCAGCCTTCTTCTGTCCTGTCTGTCCAGATATTATGTGGTGAGGGGTTTGTTGGCTCAAAACAAGCTCATCGCTGTACAGCACAGTTCCTGTTATTCATTGTGTTTTGGactgtggaaatattttccatttttgttttctatgggAGTACTTTGGGTAGAATTGTTCCCATTAGGAGCTGTGAAAGCAGACAGCTGAATGTCTTAGAGCAGGTTCTGGTCCCAGTAGAATCAGTGGAATCTGTTCAGCTGCTTGAAGACAAAGCAGACCCAGGCTTTAAGAATCTTCTGGGAGCCCTGGGATCTGTCACTTTATATGTGCAAATAGATTTTAAACCATGAATTTGGGAGTCAACTTTCTGTAGCGTTTCTCCTTTTGATTTTGTAGCTCAGCCAGTCCTGCATTCGCAGTGGTTCCCAGGAGTGTGCTGGTCAGATTTCTTAGTGGTTGTTCTCACCCAAACATCCTTTCCCTGTGCACCAAGGGGAGTGGCAGGAGGTCCTCGGGTGCGTGGCAGCGCCCACGGGGAGCAGCCCCTTCTAAAGCTGAGGATGCTAAATGGAACTCATTGAATCTGATGGTAACAGATTTGCCATGGCTGAGGGGTGCGTGTGTatattttgcagtgtttataACCTTTGATTTGTaaagaaagatgcatttttttgtttgatgctGCTCAATTCTGTTTGATGGCATCAGAAGTTGCCCTTGGGACCAGTATTTGAGtcttataaaaaatatttatcattcCATGTCTAATGATGGCTTatggaaatgaaatgttttacatGGTATTTCAGTGCACCTTTTTCTGCCGTCAGTGGGACCCTGGGGTTTGTGGGACAGGACAGGTATGTGCAGAATATCCATGTTCCTCCAGTTCACCTGTACTGGTAATGCTGGGATTGAGTTTCTCACTTGCGTGTGGTGTGaaacccagcagctgcagcctttGCACAACTGATTGACCCCTAcgatgtttgctttctttaacataacagcaaaggaggaaagTGCTGTTGCAATGTGGGAGGCAACAGcttcagtggttttgtttgtggaGCAGGTTGCTGTTACCGAGGAACTGAGCTTGGGCTGAAGATTAAAACTggagatgaaaagaagaaaaaaaataaaataaacccccAGCTGAGTCCCACGAGGCTGCACGGGCCCTGCTGGTGTGTGAGGCTGCGGCCCCGCGCCCTGGGCTGGAGCCAGCGTGGAACCCTGCACTTGGCTGGGGACTAAGACACTTCCAGCATCTGGTGTCCAACCTCTACCCTGTGGAGGGAACAATGGGGTTTCTTAGGAAGTTAAATATATGGAAATACTCCCCAAAACTCTGCTGTTGTCCTGCACCAGTCTTAACAGGCTCGCCCCTGCaaatggcactgggagggctgttataattttttttgccttatgaTTGACCTGAGTAACAACCCATTTTATAAAGagtgaaaagaaggagaaaagaataaatcacCGCTTTCCTAAGCACACTTGCCTTTTAGCCGAGCCTGATTTCTTTTCTACCCGATTCTTCCTGGGAAATTGAATCTTTACAAAGCGAGACTTTACTGTCTGTGTCCTTTAAAGCTGAGGGTCAGGTTGTTCAGCACTCTCAGCCTTTGAGAACAACTGCTGATCTCAGATTCCTGTATCACCTGGAAAATGGCACAGACATAAATAATCTGAGAAAAGTTCATCTGTTTCTTCCTGATGTTTTGCAAAGGTCACTTaaattgctttcttatttttagttCCTCACAACAGTCTGTGGTGTCAGCTGCCCCAGCCCGTCTTGGTTCCCTGGTGCCGCTCCCCCAACACCACAGAAGCTTTGCACATCttagaaaggttttcttttgaGTACTTGGTTCTTGGAACCTGAGCCCAGGTCTGATCCGTTCTGGTGTTGTGATGACCTTGGGTGCTTCTGGTGCTGGAGGTTGCAGAAAGACCATCTCTTCAGCTAGagattctgtgcttctgcacAAAGAGCTGCCGTGGTTTTTGTCCCAGAGGTGGAGTGCCTTACCTGATTAACCCAAACCACACCAAAGCAGTGAGCCCCAGCTGCGCTGGTCACTTGGGCTTTCGTTGGAAGCAGAAGTGGGCACAGGCTCAGCCATGGGCGCCACACAGCCATGGGAGCTGGAAGCCTTACACTCTGGGCTTAAAACCAcagctcagaaataaaatacaaagctgtTTGCTCAAAGACAATTCCATGGACGGATGCGGCTACACAGAGCATCTGAGCTCTGAGCAGTTCAGAACTGGAGTCTCACTGCAGGTCTTAAAAACTGGCAGCTTTGCAAGGTGCACGGTGTGAGCTGGCAGGGGCTGCTTTGGGTCCCACATGGCTTTCCCTTGACACCACCATCACTGCATGTcaggctcagctgcagctgccttgACTCCTCTAAACACCAGGCAAAGACTCCCCTGTCCCCTATTCTGTACCCTGTGAGGAATGCAGACAAGGTAGGGGTTTGCAGCAAACACCTTCATCTGTTTTTGTGCATCCCTCCTGCTCTTTAGGACTGATTTCCACTGCTGCACTCAGTTAACAAGAGCAGAAGAGTGGCCGTGTTGGTAACCACATATCCCATTTATCTCTTTCCATAGCATATGCAAGGCTTTAGTTCCTTCCATGTAAATCAAACCATCTCTGTCCCCCGCGCTCTGTGGGTTCCTTTGGGGTGGGTACTGTCTGCTACTTGGAAGACATCAGTACGGAGCGTTGTGAGAGGATTGGAGAACTCTTCTTCTGGAAGGGACAAAAACACTGGGGCCTCTGTTCGCCCAAAGGCACAACCCAACCCGCTGGCCAGAGGCAGCGATTGGGGATCACTTTCCCAACGCCTTGCACAGAGCACGGCtgctctgaggccaggctggttTAGTCAGGACACCTGCCTGCTGGGGGTGAGGGAAGCTGTGGGACAGTCATGCAAGCAGGATGTAGCCTTCTGTCTGCAGCCACATCCACTGCTGTCTGCTTTCCTTACCATGGTGCTAATCCTGAATTATTGCTGGGATCCAGCAACTCTGAATTCAGAAGTATTGAGAGGGCTCTGTGATGAGGAGGGTGAGTTCCAGAGTCTCGTAGCTCAGCTGGTGCGCAGCAACcgcagttccagcccctgcacCCCGGCAGTGCTGCCAGTGGCCCCTTCCCACGCAGGGGGCTGAGGCTTTCCCCAGTGCAAGCGGAGGAGATGCGGGTGTTGGGGGTGTGGTGCCACCAACAGTCttgaaagcagttttctttggGGGCTGGACTTTGGATCAGGTCCTCCCCGTGTTGTCCATTACTCGTGCAGATCCGAAAGATCTGATTACTGGACTTGTCTGTTCCTGCTCTTCCCGCACGCCTCGTGATGTTGGGGAAGCAGGCGCTTTGCCCTTTGTGCTCCAGAGTAGGAAGGAGGTGAACGGGTTGTATGCAACCGGCCTTGTGTCAGCACCTCCCTGGTGAGAAATAACATCTGTGACCGACCCCGTGGCGCCGGGAACCGCCCGCACCAGCGTGGCCAGGAGGACCCGGCTGGACCAAAACGTGCAATGTGAAGCCTCTGATTGCCTGGAAGGCTTCTCCACTAACTCATAAAATCTTTGTAAATGCATCCACTGAGGCCCCTGATCTATTACCAGGATTTACTGGGTTTGTATTTATTGGTGCAAAGTAATTCCAATAGGTAAGAACCCCTCTGTTCATGTGCAAAGATGAGTTCACTCTGCCTGGAAAGGTGAGAACTCTCCTTTTGTATCTTTGGTTGTCCTACCAGGCCATGAAATGATATCACACGCTTTAATAAacttgtcatttattttaaagagatgtGAAGCGCACTTTCCTCATCACAACCAAGCAGCTTGCAAGTGGCAACACCACACGCCAGGACCATTCTGCGTAAATCTCCAGCTTATCACCTGGAGATCTTGTGTCTGAGTTAAAGCCAAGCCCAACCCAAATCCCCACCTCACAGTGCTGGGTGAGAGTGACACAGCACCAGAGTCCCCCGGGAGCCCCTGTGAGTCATACCCCATCTCAGCTTTCCCACCACTCAGCTGAGATTTACTTCTTGTCTAAGAATAATTTAGCTTCGGCCTTCAGGTGCTTCCTGCAACCACAGCGCTGAGGACAGTGATGGATCTTGGCCCTTCGGCAAGCTGTTCCCACTGTTTGTAACACCTTCTCATTCCAAGCAGGGGAGCACGAGCCCTGCAAAGCGTGTGTTTGGCTTCAGGCAGGGGTTTGCCTGTTcgtttttctgttgctgcttcaTGAGGGTGGGACGCTTCAGAACAGGGGATTTCCACCATCGTGGCAGAGAAGAGAACACATTCTCTAACGGCGCAGGTAGAGCGCGACAGGCTGCTGAGTTCTGGATCCTGGTGGGAGCCCAGCAGCTGGGGGTGGCGGTGGGGCTGGACGTGGTCACAGCCACCCACCCGCTGAAGCTCCCAGGCGCTTCTCCCGTGCTCTTTCCATCCCTGCAGATTTCACCCAGGTGCTGATGGTGCTCGCTTCGAGCCTGCGAGCCTCTGTGACAGACGGGGGGTCTGCAGGATTGTGGCCTctagagaaagcaaagcagagtgAGCCGGGCAGCGGCTCTTTGCCTCTGGCACAGGGATTATCTGTCTTGTACTCTGTGTTTATAACCTGGAAAAGGAGTCGCAGCATAACAGGCACCAGGAGTCTGGGAGGCAGGCTGAGAGCCCTGAGCTTTCCCTTGCatcagaggctgctgctgccccctTTCCTCTGGGCCTGAAGGCTGATGGCTAATTCCAAGAGATGCTGGACTACTTCAGGAGGCCAATGGCTACAGGCTAAACACTGGTGCCAAGTCTTGTGCAAGAACAGGTTCTAAGCGAAAGTACATGAGCTTAGTGCCATGTTCTGCGCagctcagcttccctggagctgtaAGGGCCCTGTACTGGGGCAGAACATTGATCTTCCAGTTAGGCTGCACCAGGCTGGTAGCCCACCCTGCTTATTAAGGTTTCCCTCAGTTCTTTGGGCTGTGGCCGGCTAAGAACAAAACCCAGGGCTCAGGATTCCAACTGCCAAAGAAGCGCTCAGTGCTTACCGGAGATCGAGGTGATGAGCGCCTCCTTTAATGCTCAATGCGATTAGTGAGGGACTGAGGCTGCTGTTTatctggaaggagaaggagcagagacAAACTCATACCACGTTACTGGGCAGAATTGGGTGGCAGTTCTCAACACCGGTAGATGAGCTGGGAAGGACTAAGGAAACACATGGGAGGAGATGTTTGGTACAGCTGATATTGCCTAATGGTCCTAATGAGCCAAATCATCTGTCCCAAATGAAGGGCAGGCTTCTCCCCAGCTGAGCACTGCCAGCCTGTTCCAGTCCTGGTGGTTCGGAGGAACAGGCTGCGTGAGGCTGTGCAGCCCATTCCTCTTGCAGCTGGGATTGCCAAGccagcagaaaacaaggaaCGCCTGCATTACAGTCAGGAGCTCATCTATCTCAAAACCCAGTTCTGGGttacttttggttttaaattttaagcTAGAGCTCTGCCTCCACTCTGAAGTTCTGTTGAACCAAAGCCATATTATGCCCTGGTTTGAGTTGCTGCTTACAGCAACCGCTTGGTCTCACAGGGTGCTGAGcctggagggagcagggagagcagcacagagctgagtCTCTGTACAGAAACAGGACAAGTTGTGGTTCAGATCCCGGGTGTTGGGTAAGGAGGCTCCTGCTGCGTCTGTACCAGAGGAACCACCTCTGCTGCATCGGTGTTCCTGGCTGATGGACTCCTGTTCAATGTGTCCATCATTCATGTCCTGAGGCTCCTGAATGGTTCAGAATAAAACAGCCACCTGCAGAGACTCAAAGAGGCTAAGGATGAGCCACCAGAGCTGCTttgagagggagagggagagggaggtggctgGAGAGGCTGCTTGCTGTGCTCGGGTTACAGGACTGTGCGTGCTTACCCCACCTCCAGCCCACGGGTCCAAGTCTCCATTTGAAAAAATGATGTTGCTTGCACTTTTCAGgtctgaaatgcagagagagaacATTTGAGAGGCTCCTTCCTGCCCATTTAAACAACTGCATTTGACTTCTCCATCAAATGTGGccatgaacagaaaataaaggagaacaaaacaaattcttGGCAGTTTTTAGGTTTCCTGCTTCTGTCTGAAGGAGGCACAGACAGGGCTGCGCAGCTGGGGTCAGCACAGGGCTGTGAAGTCCTGCCAGGACTCATCTGTGCGCAGTGCCTGTCCCCACAGGGCTCAGCTGGGGGGGACAGGCAGACAGCTCCACGGGGGACGCAACGGGCCGAGCAGCCCCCACAGCTCACCTCCTCCCCAGAAGTTTGTCCGCAGCCAGTGTGCTCGTGGCCTCACGTGCCATTTGCTCCGACAGTACTGCTCCCGCATTGCCTCCGTGAAGGGCATCTCAGGGAACATGTCGGTCACGTTGTTGCTGTTGAAAGTTAAGTTGATCTCGGTGCAAACCTGAAAGAGGTACAAGGGTTGTCACAGGGTAGGGCACAACGGGTGGCAGCAGACGCCTGTGGCGTCTCCAACACCTCACCTGGTAGTCCCAGGCCTCGGCGTCAGAGCCGAGGCCGCAGCCGGTGGGGTCAGCGCAGGGCCGGTACAACTGGTAAATGTCGTAACACTGTGCCGAGCCGGAGGAATTGTAGAACACCCCTGCCAGGTGGAAACACAGCACAAAGCCGACCTGTCACCACCTCTCTGCTCTCTCACACACTGCCTCCCGCATGAACCCCATGGCCAGGACGAAGCAGAAGGGCACCCAGTGCAGCGGGCTGagtgtgtggggctggggcagagctggcagggtGGGCATCAGCTTTAGGGCATCATCCCAACTTCATGCCAAAGCTTCTGCATGATCTCAAACCTGGCTGCGTGATGTCCTTTGCTGTATCCATGGGAAAGCAGAGGctcccagctgctctctgcttgTGCCAAAAGCCAAGCATGTGGCTTACAGGTCCTTGGGAGAGCCCAGCCTCCAAtcccaacaccccccccccccagggagccagctgtgtcctgggcatTAGCTGACTGCTTCAGACTGCACGGGACACCAACTGCTGAGCCCTTCCCACTCTCTCCTGGAAAGGAGCTGTTGTCTGAATGCAGCAGATTTAGCCAGAGGGCCAAAGGGCACAGAAAGGATTCTGTTGGACTGTTGTTCAAGAAGGGACAGACGGCATGTGCAGGCTTGCCCAGATAAAAGAACGCCTGATCAAGCGGCCCAGTGAAGCTGGGGAGCAGCCAAGGAATGAGCCGCTCTCTGTGTGGATGGGTTGTTACCAGATAGCGCAGAACAGGAATGTGGCTACGCAGGCGTCAGTCCCTGCCACCAGTGTCACAGCCCACaggcaaaacccacaaacacGACAACCAGCACCAACAGCTTCACTTGCAATCGACCCCACGCAGCTCTGTGAGGCACACGGGCAGAGGCCGCTGCCTCTTGGTGGGGCAGCACGGCCCCAGCTCCCTTGAAGCACGACACCACTGGCCCAGGAGATGCACTGAGCGTGCAGCAGAGTcccggggctgctgcagggctccGCGCCTTCCAGAGCGATGCTGCTTGCCTCACAGGCCGGCACGACCAGGCTCGCCTCGGACACTTACCTGGCAAAACTCCTGGAAGGGCTCAGCAGCCTTCGCGCGCAGAGTGCACTGTGTGATGTGACGCTGGAGGCAGAAGGGGTTTGCTTTCCAGCCCACAAGATCATTTTAGCATCAGCAAGTAATTACTGTAAGATCCTGTTTGTTGGAAATGTGGCAAGAGCAGGGAGCCTGGATGGTAACGTCCGGCTGAAAGCCGTCAGCGCTGCTGGGCTGAAGAACGTTCTCAACTTCATCTACTCCAACAAACTAGAGCTCTCATTGCAGAATGTCGAGGAGACCTTCAAAGCTGCAGAAACCCTCCTGGTCCGGGAGGTGATCAAGCTGTGCTTTCGCTTTCTGGAGGGTTGCTTGAACTGTGAGAACTGCATGGACGTTCTTAACATTACTAAAAAACTGGGCCCAGCAGAGCTGAGACAGAAAGCCCTGCGCTATGTGGGGCAGCACTGCAAACAGATCCTGACTGATCAGCAGTGCTTGAAAGACCTGGACCGAGGAACCCTCTGTGAGATTTTAGACAGGGCCGACGCTGAGGGATGCAGCGAGCTGGAACTGCTCAGCGCTGCTGTGAGCTGGCTGCAGCATGACCGCACACGGCTGGGAGATGCAGCAGATCTTTTAAGGTACATACGATTCCCTCTCATTCCTTTATGGGAACTACAGAGATATGTCCAGGAAACACCTCTTCTGAGGCTGGATGCGGGCTGCCACAAGTACGTGCAGGAGGCTCTGGATTACCACTCCCAGCTGTATGCTCAGCCAGTCCTGCAGACCCGGAGCACGAGCCTCCGCTCTGCTTTCCCTGTCCTGCTCGTTGCTGGCGGCAGAACAGCCAACAACAGTGTGTGCAGAGAGATGTGGGCTGCAGACCAGAGCTGCAGCGCCTGGCGCAAGGTTGGGGACCTCTGTGTGCCTGTCTACAACCACTGCATTGCCATTGTCAACGATTTCCTCTTTGTCATCGGGGGACAGTGCAGATTTGATCCCACGGGAAAGCAGCCCTCAAATGAGGTAAGACAACTTTTGGCTTGGAAGAACAGCTGCGGGAGGGAGGAAGTCATTCCTCTTGGTCACCACAGATCTCCCACCTCTACGTGGCTCTCAGCGTTCTGTGCAGCACTGAAAGCCCTTGGGAATGCAGCTTCCAAACTCTCTGGGAAGCAGCCAGACCTTGCCCTGGTCTCAGCTTTCTCCTACTGTAAATTGTCATCCTAATCCGTACACAAATTCCACAGTACAGGTTCAGTCAGGTTCATGTCAGTCAATCAGGCAACTCAAGcactgtccctgtccctgctaTCACTGTCAcaggacttgtgctccagcagcACGGTTAAAGACAACCACTTCACTGCAGAATTGCTCCTTCCTTGGTTTTGCCCTCGAAAGGCAAATCTGCCTTAACTCCTGGGACCTTCCCCTTCTGCCAGTAATATAAAAAGACTTGTGCAggattttttctcttcctaaatgGCTTCAGTGAgcttgctagaaaaaaaaaagcatgtttttcttccccttgctCCCAGGGGCCTTATTGCAGCATTGCACTTCAGTCCAGCAGTGCCGCTGCgcagagcatctctgctgtgtcTGGGAGGCCAGAGGTGGCCCAGCAGTGGTGGAGCAGAGGACGCTGCAGCGGCAGGGCTGCGTGCAACAGCCCAAGCCCAGCCCTCACCGCATGCGGTGCTGCCCTCACTCAGTGACCTGGGCTCTCTAAGCAGGACTGACAAGCACCCTTGCCAGTAAGCGTACCTTTAGTAAGTTCACAGATAACACCGAGCTGGGAGGAAGGGCTGATCTGCTTGAGgacagggaggctctgcagagggacctagacaggctggattgatgggctgagaccaatgggatgaggttcaacgagggCAACTGCCGAGTCctgcacaacaaccctgtgcagcgttccaggcttggggaagagcagctggaaagctgcctggagaaggacctcggggtgctggttgatagcagctaaacatgagccagcagtgtcccAGGTGGCCAATAAGGCCAACGGAATCTTGGCctttatcagaaacagcgtggccagcatgAGGAGGGAAGAGATTGTGACgctgcactcagcactggtgcgGCCGCAacttgaatcctgggttcagttttgggcccctcactccaagaaagacactgaaagaTGAGGGGAGGAGAAGCCACTCCTGCATTCTCCTGGGAAAGGGTGGCAGGTAAAGCTCAGTTGCTCTCTTGACTACAAgctcaaacagcagcagagatgcaaaATGGCTTGTTTAAATCTCAGTGAAACAATTTTCAGGCACATGCTCGCTAGTGTTTGAAACAAAGGTATTTCATCAAGCCAATGCATTTCACCTCCTGGTGCTGAGAGCACTTGTGCCCAGAACACCCAGGCCTGCGGAATGCCCTCACTTTGAGTCTCCAGCTCCCTGGGGATGCGCGGCTGTCCCAGCCACTTGGCACTGGAAGCTGAGCCTGTCCCGGGCTGCATACAGAACCTTCCTCAGCCCAGGGAGAATGTTTATCAGTTCTGAAGCTCCATGAGACACAAGCCAGCCACCCACCTCCTGCTACCCCACCATCCATCTGCTGTTATTCTAGGTTTTCCGATTTGATCCCCGAAACACTTCATGGCTCCAGGTTGCCAGCATGCTGGAGAGGCGGACGCGCTTCCATGCAGATGTGCTGTTGGATGGCATCTTCGCCGTGGGTGGTGGGACGCTGCTGGGGACCCTCACCCGCACCGTGGAATTGTACCAGCCCGCTCACAACAAGTGGGAGTTCACAGCTCCATTCCCCACACCTATTGCTGACCATGCAGGCACAACCCACAAGGGAATCCTCTATATTTCAGGTGAGCTGGTAGAAAAACAGCGTATTTTCATGTAGTTCTGTTAATTTTTGCTGGTATCTGAATGTTACAGTCTAGGCCTGTGCCTCCACCAGGAACAGCCACGCTCCAGTGTCCCTTGCATCAGCACTGCCTGAATGGCAGgagttcttttctttccaagacaCTAATGGTTTCATCTGCTTGAACTCTACACCCCTGTTCACCTTTGACCTTGCAAACTGGCTAAATCCAAAGCTCTGCTGTCTGAAAAGGTAAACCAGGAGCACGCTGCCACAGTGTAGGGGAAAGGATTAAACCCTGGGATTAATCTGAATGGAAGAGGTGGGACTGAACCTGCTGCGCTGCTTcaatcatctttaaaaaaaaataagtagagtGTAGGCTTTTCCCCTCTCACTCATTGAGCCCACACAGCTCTTGCTCTACAAGGGGTCCTCAGTCTTCACAGGGGTCTCTGGTAGATGGTGCAGGACACGTAACAACACACAGGTGTGGGCTTCAGCTCTTCAGAAATGGTTACAGAATCTTCAGCTCTTGCAGCTACTAACATGGACTTGAAAGATAATCTTTGGCTTGTCCTAGGAAAAGCACCGTGGTGTTTGTGTCAttgcacaagaaggacatggagctgttggagcaagtccagaacAGGCCATGGACAagaagagggctggagcacatcccgtatgaggagaggctgagagggttagggttgttcagcctggagaagagaaggctgcggggagacctcacagcagcttccagtcctgaaaggggctccaggaaagctggggaggggcttttgatcagggagtgcagggagaggatgaaggggaatggttttaaattaagagagcggaggtttagactggatataaggaagaaattttttataacaaaggtggtgaggccctcACCCAGGTGGTAGTGGAGgccacatccctggaaacattccaggccaggctggatggggttcTAAGTGACCTAATCTGGTTAAAGTTGTCCCTGCTACtgcagggggggttggactaggtgacctgtaaaggtcccttccaacccaaagcattctatggtTCAATGATTGCCTCTGCAGTTGCACGTCCTGGCCCGTCTGCCATTGCTGTAGACTCCCTGCTTCACCAACCAGCTGCAGCCGGCAAGGATCACCGTGTGGATCCTGTCCGGCTTAACCTCAGCTGCACAGGGGCAGTGAAGGGCATTTCTCTGTGCTGGCCCATACCACTGAGACCCtgaaggcagggaaggggcCCAGGGGCTGCTCTACCCAGACAAGTACCCACCGACAGCAGGGGTCCTGCACAGGCAGCGCGGATgtctggaaaggaaggagaatggTTCAGCAGGAGGAATGGCTGAGGCTCAGGTTCAAGTCTCTGCTTCGCCTCAGCTGGTGCACACTGCTACAGGCAGATCATTTCACCTCTGCTGGTCTCAACTCCTAGCAGATGGCAAGGCCAAAATTGCCTCACAGAGCTTCAGACATACCGAAGCAATCTGGGCTGGATCACTCTGTGCCCCTTGGGTGTAAGACCTGAAGTATTCATTCCTTCTGAACTGGTGGGATAACTGCAAActggatttcacagaatcatagaacagtttgggctggaagagacctcaaagcccatccagctgcacccgctgccatgggcagggacatctcccactggatcaggggctccaagccccatccaacctggcctggaacccctccagggatggggcagccaccactgctctgggcaacctgggccagggcctccccaccctcacagcaaaacacttcctcctaagatctcatctcaatctcccctctttcatcttcagaccattcccctcatcctgtccctgccctccctgatcaagaacccctccccagcttccctgaagcccctttccgtactggaagctgctctaaggtctccctggagtcttctccaggctgaacaagcccttctctgcacatGCAAATGGGCAAGTTAAGGGCATGACTTGGATACcacatttaaacacaaaaaccaTGCAGCCAAAGTGTCCATGGACATCAGGCATCAAAGCTCAGGCGAGCTGGAGATTATGGCCAACCTGAAATATTATCTTCCTTCTCCGCAAAGATTTTGCAGGCTGGAATTCACTAGGAAGGCAGCTGGAGGCATTAACCCTTCCCAAAGCAGCACCTTCCCTCTGCAAggagctttctgtgctgcactCCTCAATGACACCAGTGAATGCttgataaagagaaaaagctacAGGAGCACTGGCAGGCTGGCTCTGCCATTCTGCCAGTGACTGACAGCCCAAAGAGCTTTGAATGCTATTCTTTCAGCTCAACATTTTGTGACTGTGCATGCTGGAAGCAGATTCCCCAATTAAAGTTGTTTCTGGTTACACTTGAAATAACTCAAGAGCTTTATCCAAAAATCTTCTGTGAAAAACTATTCACAGAGCTGgaactggtttggtttttttttctctttataataCCTAAGACGCTCAGGTTTTAAATTTCACACCGTATCAGCTCTCCAGAACAGGGTGAGATTTGAAACCTGAGCTGcttcagtattttaaagaaagaaactcAGCTCTGATGATGTTTGCAGAAGGTTTGCTGGATGTCTGAGAGGATGATGGACAGATTTCTAAGAATTCCACTCCCATTCCAGGGGGCTTCTCGGGGGGCAAGACCGTACGAGACACCTACAGCTACCTGCCTCGCCTCCGCCGCTGGGTGGGCAACAGCGCCATGTCTTTCACCCGCTGTGACCATGGGATGGCTGCCGTCCAGGACAGGATCTTTTGCGTTGGGGGAAGGACACTAAAAGAAGTAAGCTCATTCGCTCTTATAATCCCACATCTGATCCCAAATGGGCTCTCTGCATTGCTAGGCCCTTACTGCTTTATTCAGTGGGTTGACTGGtagcttctttatttttggtCTCTTAGTGGACTGGCACAGGTCAAGTCAGGCCAGTAAGCTATGAAGATGTGCCTGCCACCACAGTCATGTGCACTAGAAGCTGCCCTGCTGTCACACGCTGC from Cuculus canorus isolate bCucCan1 chromosome 19, bCucCan1.pri, whole genome shotgun sequence includes the following:
- the LOC104059111 gene encoding LOW QUALITY PROTEIN: kelch-like protein 9 (The sequence of the model RefSeq protein was modified relative to this genomic sequence to represent the inferred CDS: inserted 1 base in 1 codon; deleted 1 base in 1 codon), whose product is MCRLAQIKERLIKRPSEAGEQPRNEPLSVWMGCYQIAQNRNVATQASVPATSVTAHRQNPQTRQPAPTASLAIDPTQLCEAHGQRPLPLGGAARPQLPEARHHWPRRCTERAAXVPGLLQGSAPSRAMLLASQAGTTRLASDTYLAKLLEGLSSLRAQSALCDVTLEAEGVCFPAHKIILASASNYCKILFVGNVARAGSLDGNVRLKAVSAAGLKNVLNFIYSNKLELSLQNVEETFKAAETLLVREVIKLCFRFLEGCLNCENCMDVLNITKKLGPAELRQKALRYVGQHCKQILTDQQCLKDLDRGTLCEILDRADAEGCSELELLSAAVSWLQHDRTRLGDAADLLRYIRFPLIPLWELQRYVQETPLLRLDAGCHKYVQEALDYHSQLYAQPVLQTRSTSLRSAFPVLLVAGGRTANNSVCREMWAADQSCSAWRKVGDLCVPVYNHCIAIVNDFLFVIGGQCRFDPTGKQPSNEVFRFDPRNTSWLQVASMLERRTRFHADVLLDGIFAVGGGTLLGTLTRTVELYQPAHNKWEFTAPFPTPIADHAGTTHKGILYISGGFSGGKTVRDTYSYLPRLRRWVGNSAMSFTRCDHGMAAVQDRIFCVGGRTLKEADKWVPVSEMECYFPVSNQWTTLTSTPFSCCQFSIAAHGTTLYLVGGASLQRMKKEDSVFLYDAVGWVWKKVSPLPKALVDHASCMIKLSQVNAADEMGRGTKCSPWGSRKISALSLFTTKKQEYPSTSEKK